One bacterium DNA segment encodes these proteins:
- a CDS encoding PIN domain-containing protein, whose translation MRKESLYLDTSVPNAYYDKRDPNIQKETIYFFKKKIKEYEVYVSEITVGELRRTREILKRTQLLALVEGITVLSRTKEAEELADLYVRYKIIPLRDKGDALHIAIATLNMIDILVSWNFEHMVKRKTKLEVNAVNILQGYKTIEIVSPQEI comes from the coding sequence ATGAGGAAGGAAAGTTTGTATTTAGACACATCGGTTCCAAATGCATATTATGATAAAAGGGATCCTAATATTCAAAAAGAGACAATCTATTTTTTCAAGAAGAAGATAAAGGAATATGAGGTTTATGTTTCAGAAATAACAGTTGGTGAGTTGCGAAGGACAAGGGAAATTTTAAAGAGAACACAACTATTAGCCTTAGTTGAGGGTATAACTGTTCTTTCACGAACAAAAGAAGCTGAAGAACTGGCAGATTTGTATGTAAGGTATAAAATTATTCCTTTAAGAGACAAAGGAGATGCACTTCATATAGCAATAGCTACTTTGAATATGATAGATATTTTGGTAAGTTGGAACTTTGAGCATATGGTAAAGAGAAAGACAAAACTTGAGGTTAATGCTGTAAATATCTTGCAAGGATACAAAACAATTGAGATAGTATCCCCTCAAGAAATATAG